Proteins found in one Camelus bactrianus isolate YW-2024 breed Bactrian camel chromosome X, ASM4877302v1, whole genome shotgun sequence genomic segment:
- the LOC105081407 gene encoding melanoma-associated antigen B10, translated as MPRGRKSKLRARENRRQAQEDDLVLQRATAVSHTEPTYRDPLDETVVLSVYYLLYKYQMKEPITKADMLRNVIQVYRNHFHEILKRASAHMEMVFGLDLKEVDPYRHIYVLVNKLEISYDAILDDVREVPKTGLVMAILGVIFMNGNCATEEQVWQMLNVMGLYAGRKHFIFGEPRKLITKDLVEANYLECRQVPNSDPPRYEFLWGPRAHAETSKMKVLEFMAKIHDTVPTAFASWYEEAVKDEVERARARATAKARTAAMASARSRAMATNSSCPNKV; from the exons ATGCCTCGGGGTCGGAAGAGTAAGCTCCGTGCCCGTGAGAATCGCCGCCAGGCCCAAGAAGATGATCTG GTTCTTCAGAGAGCCACAGCTGTTTCACACACTGAGCCCACCTACAGAGACCCTCTAGATGAGACGGTGGTTTTATCGGTGTACTACCTGTTGTACAAGTATCAAATGAAAGAGCCCATTACCAAGGCAGATATGCTGAGAAATGTAATCCAGGTGTACAGGAATCACTTCCATGAGATCCTCAAGAGAGCTTCTGCGCACATGGAGATGGTCTTTGGCCTTGACCTGAAGGAAGTGGATCCCTACCGGCACATCTATGTCCTTGTTAACAAACTTGAAATAAGCTACGATGCAATTCTGGATGATGTGAGAGAGGTTCCCAAAACTGGCCTGGTGATGGCTATTCTGGGTGTGATATTCATGAATGGCAATTGTGCCACTGAGGAGCAAGTCTGGCAAATGTTGAATGTGATGGGGTTATATGCTGGGAGGAAGCACTTCATTTTTGGGGAGCCAAGGAAGCTCATCACCAAAGATTTAGTGGAGGCAAATTACCTGGAGTGTCGCCAGGTGCCCAATAGTGATCCTCCCCGCTATGAGTTCCTGTGGGGTCCAAGAGCCCACGCTGAAACCAGCAAGATGAAAGTGCTGGAATTTATGGCCAAGATCCATGATACAGTCCCTACAGCCTTTGCATCCTGGTATGAAGAGGCTGTGAAAGATGAGGTGGAGAGAGCCCGAGCCAGAGCTACAGCCAAGGCTCGTACTGCTGCCATGGCCAGTGCACGCTCCAGGGCCATGGCCACAAATTCCTCATGCCCCAATAAAGTCTGA